In a single window of the Halobaculum lipolyticum genome:
- a CDS encoding alpha/beta hydrolase: MFRDGALPTDLPGPHSGRPVVTAGAPRGAARAAVVALHGRGATAQGAINLFAPLARHGVAFVAPHAARSRWYPYAGDAPRERNEPHVASALAVVDAVVNETRETLSLPAAAVVLVGFSQGASIAAEYAADRGGDHPVGVLSGGLLGPAVDGDTTGRYAGDLAGTPALVAAGADDDRLAPDRVRGTAAVLRDLGADVTERLYDGVGHEVVDDEFAWLDDVLAGVLDEPTR; encoded by the coding sequence ATGTTCCGCGACGGCGCGCTCCCGACTGACCTCCCCGGACCGCACTCGGGTCGCCCCGTGGTGACGGCCGGAGCGCCCCGCGGCGCCGCCCGGGCGGCGGTCGTCGCGCTCCACGGCCGCGGCGCGACCGCCCAAGGCGCGATCAACCTCTTCGCTCCGCTGGCGCGCCACGGCGTCGCGTTCGTCGCGCCCCACGCCGCGCGCAGCCGGTGGTACCCCTACGCGGGCGACGCCCCCCGCGAGCGCAACGAGCCACACGTCGCGTCGGCGCTCGCCGTCGTCGACGCCGTCGTGAACGAGACGCGGGAGACGCTGTCGCTGCCGGCGGCGGCGGTCGTCCTCGTCGGCTTCTCGCAGGGCGCGTCGATCGCGGCCGAGTACGCCGCCGACCGCGGGGGCGACCACCCGGTCGGCGTCCTCAGCGGGGGCCTGCTCGGGCCGGCGGTCGACGGCGACACGACGGGGCGGTACGCGGGCGACCTCGCCGGGACGCCCGCGCTCGTCGCCGCCGGCGCGGACGACGACCGGCTCGCGCCCGACCGCGTCCGCGGGACGGCCGCGGTGTTGCGGGACCTCGGCGCGGACGTGACCGAGCGCCTGTACGACGGCGTCGGCCACGAGGTAGTCGACGACGAGTTCGCGTGGCTCGACGACGTGTTGGCGGGGGTCCTCGACGAGCCGACGCGCTGA
- a CDS encoding DNA-directed RNA polymerase subunit H: MVNVSEHELVPEHTLLDDDGEVEDVLDEYDVKRTDLPKIKRIDPALPDDAEPGDVIRIERDSRTTDTAVVYRLVVE, translated from the coding sequence ATGGTAAACGTAAGCGAACACGAACTCGTGCCAGAGCACACGCTCCTCGACGACGACGGCGAGGTCGAGGACGTGCTCGACGAGTACGACGTCAAACGCACCGATCTCCCCAAGATCAAGCGGATCGACCCCGCGCTCCCCGACGACGCGGAGCCGGGCGACGTGATCCGGATCGAACGGGACTCCCGAACCACCGACACGGCGGTCGTCTACCGCCTGGTGGTAGAATGA
- a CDS encoding TrkH family potassium uptake protein, translated as MTVRVDWRVSVSILGTFLKWLWAPMLLPLGIAVLDGTPLAPFLVPMVGTAVAGLGLERLSDDRELRAREAFLLVSLTWLSFALVGAVPFVLAGNGTLAVPVNALFEAMSGVTTTGATVVVDFTVHSRAVFMWRALIQWLGGLGILVLAIALLSQLSVGGAQLMETETQTQDVRKLTPRIRETAALLWQVYIGLTALMVAVLYGLHVVGLAPEMTLYDAVAHAFTAVSTSGFSPRGDSLAAFSPAVQWATIPFMAAGATNFVLIYFVLRGDVDRLRRSDEFRFYVGILALFALGVGAVLAVDSQFATGEATARHAVFQVVSIVTTTGYASTDFNLWSSAAKHLLFVCMFIGGMAGSTTCSVKTLRWLVVLKSFRRDLFVASSPSVIRPVRLSGQVIGEDAIRDIYAYTLVSLVFFILATVVVVVDAARAGVAVTEFEAMSAAASTFFNVGPAFGIAGPFASYEPFPASTKLLMTFLMWIGRIEIVPVLVLLTPGYWRS; from the coding sequence ATGACCGTCCGCGTCGACTGGCGCGTGAGCGTCAGCATCCTCGGTACGTTCCTCAAGTGGCTGTGGGCGCCGATGCTGCTCCCGCTGGGCATCGCGGTCCTCGACGGGACGCCGCTCGCGCCGTTCCTCGTCCCGATGGTCGGGACCGCGGTGGCCGGGCTGGGGCTGGAACGGCTCAGCGACGACCGGGAGTTGCGCGCGCGGGAGGCGTTCCTGCTCGTGTCGCTCACGTGGCTGTCGTTCGCGCTCGTCGGCGCGGTGCCGTTCGTGCTCGCCGGCAACGGCACGCTCGCCGTCCCGGTGAACGCGCTGTTCGAGGCGATGAGCGGCGTGACGACGACCGGCGCGACCGTGGTCGTCGACTTCACCGTCCACTCGCGGGCGGTGTTCATGTGGCGGGCGCTGATCCAGTGGCTCGGCGGGCTGGGGATCCTCGTGCTCGCCATCGCGCTCCTCTCACAGCTGTCGGTCGGGGGGGCACAGCTGATGGAGACGGAGACGCAGACGCAGGACGTCCGGAAGCTGACGCCCCGGATCCGCGAGACGGCGGCGCTGCTGTGGCAGGTGTACATCGGGCTGACGGCGCTGATGGTCGCGGTGTTGTACGGACTGCACGTCGTCGGGCTGGCGCCGGAGATGACGCTGTACGACGCGGTCGCCCACGCCTTCACCGCCGTGTCGACGAGCGGGTTCTCCCCACGCGGCGACAGCCTCGCGGCGTTCTCCCCTGCGGTCCAGTGGGCGACGATCCCGTTCATGGCCGCCGGCGCGACGAACTTCGTGCTGATCTACTTCGTGCTCCGGGGCGACGTCGACCGGCTCCGCCGGAGCGACGAGTTCCGCTTCTACGTCGGGATCCTCGCGCTGTTCGCGCTCGGCGTCGGCGCCGTGCTCGCCGTCGACAGCCAGTTCGCCACGGGCGAGGCGACCGCCCGCCACGCGGTGTTCCAGGTCGTCTCCATCGTGACGACGACCGGCTACGCCAGCACCGACTTCAACCTCTGGTCGTCGGCCGCGAAACACCTGCTGTTCGTCTGTATGTTCATCGGCGGGATGGCCGGCTCGACCACCTGCTCGGTGAAGACGCTCCGCTGGCTGGTCGTGCTCAAGTCGTTCCGACGCGACCTGTTCGTCGCCTCCAGCCCGAGCGTGATCCGGCCCGTGCGCCTCAGCGGCCAAGTGATCGGCGAGGACGCCATCCGTGACATCTACGCGTACACGCTCGTCAGTCTCGTGTTCTTCATCCTCGCCACGGTGGTCGTCGTCGTCGACGCCGCCCGCGCCGGCGTCGCCGTCACGGAGTTCGAGGCGATGAGCGCGGCCGCCTCCACCTTCTTCAACGTCGGTCCCGCCTTCGGCATCGCCGGCCCGTTCGCCAGCTACGAGCCGTTCCCCGCCTCGACGAAGCTCCTGATGACGTTCCTGATGTGGATCGGGCGCATCGAGATCGTGCCGGTGCTCGTGCTGTTGACGCCCGGCTACTGGCGCTCGTGA
- the paaE gene encoding 1,2-phenylacetyl-CoA epoxidase subunit PaaE: MRRSAPDPSVAAGAAGSGGDDPAECPYCGSTDTEREHPKGPGLCRSMHFCDDCGEPFERFG, encoded by the coding sequence ATGCGCCGCAGCGCCCCCGACCCGAGCGTCGCCGCCGGTGCCGCCGGGAGCGGCGGCGACGACCCCGCCGAGTGCCCATACTGCGGTTCGACCGACACCGAGCGCGAGCACCCGAAAGGACCGGGGCTGTGCCGCTCGATGCACTTCTGTGACGACTGCGGGGAGCCGTTCGAGCGCTTCGGGTGA
- the paaB gene encoding 1,2-phenylacetyl-CoA epoxidase subunit PaaB, whose translation MIWEVFRQEKPGDYHRHVGNVHAPDREMAKLFAQIQHARRMQTNSLWVVPQEEVGEVDTEDAAFGGRTDKAYRWAMTYNDIDSSFAQEVEDSEAEQREAARKRREQLESEGQR comes from the coding sequence ATGATCTGGGAAGTGTTCAGACAGGAGAAGCCGGGCGACTACCACCGCCACGTCGGCAACGTCCACGCGCCCGACCGCGAGATGGCGAAGCTGTTCGCGCAGATCCAGCACGCGCGGCGGATGCAGACCAACTCGCTGTGGGTCGTCCCGCAGGAGGAGGTCGGCGAGGTCGACACCGAGGACGCCGCCTTCGGCGGCCGCACGGACAAGGCGTACCGCTGGGCGATGACGTACAACGACATCGACTCGTCGTTCGCCCAGGAGGTCGAAGACAGCGAGGCCGAACAGCGCGAGGCCGCGCGCAAGCGCCGCGAGCAGTTGGAGTCGGAGGGCCAGCGATGA
- a CDS encoding DUF7382 domain-containing protein translates to MEGLPVRLVVALVVGVASLSVMLNMVSGVQGLAVTELDVRPQPEVTTPGEQELSLTVVGPDGDPVAGATVVVSGASAHLNGVATARSDADGTATVSVAPSLGPNRERGTLSVSIKPPAGGQYADRRGNTRVLVVAD, encoded by the coding sequence ATCGAGGGGTTACCGGTCCGGCTCGTCGTCGCGCTCGTCGTCGGTGTCGCCAGCCTCAGCGTGATGCTCAACATGGTCAGCGGCGTGCAGGGGCTGGCCGTCACCGAACTCGACGTGCGCCCTCAGCCGGAGGTGACGACGCCGGGCGAGCAGGAACTGTCGCTGACGGTCGTCGGTCCGGACGGCGACCCGGTCGCGGGGGCTACGGTCGTCGTCTCCGGCGCGAGCGCACACCTGAACGGCGTCGCGACGGCCCGCAGCGACGCCGACGGCACGGCGACCGTGTCGGTCGCGCCGTCGCTCGGGCCGAACCGCGAACGGGGAACCCTCTCGGTGTCGATCAAACCGCCGGCCGGCGGCCAGTACGCGGACCGCCGCGGCAACACGCGCGTCCTCGTCGTCGCCGACTGA
- the paaD gene encoding 1,2-phenylacetyl-CoA epoxidase subunit PaaD translates to MPTSMPTDTPGAPGDGTDSEACAYTAYEDGEAPEEYPKTGAGATGAEADVWAALYEVEDPEMPVSVVDLGLIYDVSVDEDSGLCEVEMTLTYTGCPARDMILNDVRCAAETAPGVDRADVRLRYTPGWTVAMVTDAGREALREFGLSV, encoded by the coding sequence ATGCCCACCAGCATGCCGACGGACACGCCGGGCGCCCCGGGCGACGGGACCGACTCGGAGGCGTGCGCGTACACCGCCTACGAGGACGGCGAGGCACCCGAGGAGTACCCGAAGACCGGCGCGGGCGCGACGGGCGCGGAAGCCGACGTGTGGGCGGCGCTGTACGAGGTCGAGGACCCCGAGATGCCCGTCAGCGTCGTCGACCTGGGCCTCATCTACGACGTGTCCGTCGACGAGGATTCGGGCCTGTGCGAAGTCGAGATGACGCTCACGTACACGGGCTGTCCCGCGCGGGACATGATCCTCAACGACGTGCGCTGTGCCGCGGAGACGGCGCCGGGCGTCGACCGCGCGGACGTGCGGCTGCGATACACGCCGGGGTGGACCGTGGCGATGGTGACCGACGCGGGCCGCGAGGCCCTGCGCGAGTTCGGGTTGAGCGTCTGA
- a CDS encoding GAF domain-containing protein has protein sequence MTEFRLLHVDPDTDRRVAVAERIEGSGRFVADPEFSGGTATDTLAHESYDGLLVGHPLPDGTDGFVRRVRGGYPDLPVVTYGDESAFDARTTRTLFRAGVTDHLPLGDDAAYEALVDRLESSIEAFHDRQRTRQGAETLRRLGDAVADAPIDVDEAIGGALDALRDTYDVDYAGLARIVDGDFRFVAGRGVAGLREALAETVPLVETYCRTTVEEGRTLASNADGGIGDRDRPAIGRRLDLECYLGTPVYVDGDLFGTLCVVDRSRRQGFARWERTGIELAARWVARELEHDREKARLRTAHDAG, from the coding sequence ATGACCGAGTTCCGACTGCTCCACGTCGACCCCGACACCGACCGCCGGGTGGCGGTCGCCGAGCGGATCGAGGGGAGCGGTCGGTTCGTCGCCGACCCCGAGTTCAGCGGGGGGACGGCGACGGACACCCTCGCACACGAGTCGTACGACGGCCTGCTCGTGGGCCACCCGCTGCCCGACGGCACCGACGGGTTCGTCCGGCGCGTGCGCGGCGGCTACCCGGACCTGCCGGTCGTCACCTACGGCGACGAGTCGGCGTTCGACGCCCGGACGACACGGACGCTGTTCCGCGCGGGCGTCACGGACCACCTCCCGCTCGGCGACGACGCGGCGTACGAGGCGCTCGTCGACCGGCTTGAGTCGTCGATCGAGGCGTTCCACGACCGACAGCGCACCCGGCAGGGCGCCGAGACGCTCCGCCGGCTGGGCGACGCCGTCGCGGACGCCCCGATCGACGTCGACGAGGCGATCGGCGGAGCGCTCGACGCGCTCCGCGACACCTACGACGTTGACTACGCGGGGCTGGCGCGGATCGTCGACGGCGACTTCCGGTTCGTCGCGGGTCGCGGCGTCGCCGGGCTCCGCGAGGCGCTCGCCGAGACGGTCCCGCTGGTGGAGACGTACTGCCGGACGACCGTCGAGGAGGGCCGCACCCTCGCGTCGAACGCCGACGGCGGCATCGGGGACCGCGACCGGCCGGCGATCGGCCGTCGGCTCGACCTGGAGTGTTACCTGGGGACGCCCGTCTACGTCGACGGGGACCTGTTCGGCACGCTGTGTGTCGTCGACCGGTCGCGGCGCCAGGGGTTCGCCCGGTGGGAGCGCACGGGGATCGAACTCGCCGCGCGGTGGGTCGCCCGCGAACTCGAACACGACCGCGAGAAGGCGCGGCTGCGGACGGCCCACGACGCCGGCTGA
- a CDS encoding HalOD1 output domain-containing protein codes for MSGDPSEDVAVDYDPETGEYTATFDPRTVDASIAVIEATATVRRAASDRHAPLFEVIDPDALDRLCSGRDSDTFVEFTYLDHRIRVRDEGTISVVPIAGG; via the coding sequence ATGAGCGGCGACCCCTCCGAGGACGTCGCCGTCGATTACGACCCGGAGACCGGGGAGTACACCGCGACGTTCGACCCGCGAACGGTCGACGCCAGCATCGCGGTCATCGAGGCGACCGCGACCGTCCGCCGAGCCGCCTCGGACCGGCACGCGCCGCTGTTCGAGGTGATCGACCCCGACGCGCTCGACCGGCTCTGTTCCGGGCGCGACAGCGACACCTTCGTGGAGTTCACCTACCTCGACCACCGGATCCGCGTTCGGGACGAGGGAACCATCTCCGTCGTCCCGATCGCTGGGGGGTGA
- a CDS encoding VOC family protein, producing the protein MLTDTPGIHHVTTMVGEAQPNLDFLVGTLGLRLVKRTVNHQDVLRYHLYYGAGAGVGDPGTVYTCFPYPNEPPGRRGKPQITAASFAVPEGSLDYWADRLGDRGVDAERVSRFEETALRFEDPAGTRLELVAADQPVEPWGDGPVPERHAVRGIHGVTALPTNPFATASVLDTLGLEYAGEDGDRVRYRAGGDTATVVDLLDRDAPYAREGVGSVHHVALRVPDREQLREWHDLFRERDIDVSRIRDRHYYEAIYVREPGGILIELSTEGPGFGIDEDPATAGESLVLPPWAEADREMIEGQVPPLTLPRVGGDGADDGGDAGAAGDATAGADGHD; encoded by the coding sequence ATGCTCACCGACACCCCGGGAATCCACCACGTCACGACGATGGTCGGCGAGGCGCAGCCGAACCTCGACTTCCTCGTCGGGACGCTCGGCTTGCGGCTCGTCAAACGGACGGTCAACCACCAGGACGTGCTCCGGTACCACCTGTACTACGGCGCCGGCGCCGGCGTCGGCGACCCCGGCACCGTGTACACCTGCTTCCCGTACCCGAACGAGCCGCCGGGACGGCGCGGGAAGCCGCAGATCACGGCCGCGTCGTTCGCCGTCCCCGAGGGGTCGCTGGACTACTGGGCCGACCGCCTCGGCGACCGCGGCGTCGACGCCGAGCGGGTGAGCCGCTTCGAGGAGACGGCGCTCCGGTTCGAAGACCCCGCGGGCACCCGCCTCGAACTCGTCGCGGCCGACCAGCCGGTCGAGCCGTGGGGCGACGGCCCGGTCCCCGAGCGCCACGCGGTCCGCGGCATCCACGGCGTCACGGCGCTGCCGACGAACCCGTTCGCGACCGCGAGCGTCCTCGACACGCTCGGGCTGGAGTACGCCGGGGAGGACGGCGACCGCGTCCGGTACCGGGCGGGCGGCGACACCGCGACCGTCGTCGACCTGCTCGACCGCGACGCGCCGTACGCCCGCGAGGGCGTCGGCAGCGTCCACCACGTCGCCTTGCGCGTCCCGGACCGCGAGCAGCTCCGCGAGTGGCACGACCTGTTCCGCGAGCGCGACATCGACGTGTCGCGGATCCGCGACAGACACTACTACGAAGCGATCTACGTCCGCGAGCCGGGCGGGATCCTGATCGAACTGTCCACCGAGGGACCGGGGTTCGGGATCGACGAGGACCCCGCGACCGCGGGCGAGTCGCTCGTCCTCCCGCCGTGGGCCGAGGCGGACCGCGAGATGATCGAGGGGCAGGTGCCGCCGCTGACGCTCCCACGGGTCGGCGGCGACGGAGCCGATGACGGCGGCGACGCCGGCGCCGCCGGCGACGCGACCGCCGGAGCCGACGGGCACGACTGA
- a CDS encoding bacterio-opsin activator domain-containing protein, with amino-acid sequence MVVFVRGTVPAREFALHHTLQTVPDAEFEIERIVSSSERSVMPLSWVRGGEHEATATALEEDPSVEDATLLADFDDEWFYRMEWVDRVELILRMVTSANATILDAYGGNERWMLRVMYPDRDSLSAMDEFCTDHGLTFDIESVRQLDGEPAGRFGLTGEQYEALTTAAQRGFFQVPRETTLQELAEELGVSHQALSERIRRGMDALVDDTLLIKPPP; translated from the coding sequence GTGGTCGTGTTCGTCAGGGGGACCGTCCCCGCGAGGGAGTTCGCGCTGCACCACACCCTCCAGACGGTTCCCGACGCGGAGTTCGAGATCGAACGGATAGTGAGTTCCAGCGAGCGGTCGGTGATGCCGCTGTCGTGGGTCCGCGGGGGTGAACACGAGGCCACGGCGACCGCCCTCGAGGAGGACCCGTCCGTCGAGGACGCGACGTTGCTCGCGGACTTCGACGACGAGTGGTTCTACCGGATGGAGTGGGTCGACCGCGTGGAGCTGATCCTCCGGATGGTGACGAGCGCCAACGCGACGATCCTCGACGCCTACGGCGGCAACGAGCGGTGGATGCTGAGAGTGATGTACCCCGATCGCGACTCGCTGTCGGCGATGGACGAGTTCTGCACCGACCACGGACTCACGTTCGACATCGAGAGCGTCCGACAGCTCGACGGGGAGCCGGCGGGCCGGTTCGGCCTGACCGGCGAGCAGTACGAGGCGCTGACGACGGCGGCCCAGCGCGGGTTCTTCCAGGTCCCCCGCGAGACGACGCTCCAGGAACTCGCCGAGGAACTCGGCGTCTCCCACCAGGCGCTGTCCGAACGGATCCGCCGTGGCATGGACGCGCTCGTCGACGACACGCTCCTGATCAAACCGCCGCCGTGA
- a CDS encoding helix-turn-helix domain-containing protein yields MIAECLVVEVRVSGDDCPLAEATAATRTPVRAEPPQLRADGNVLLRFGAPRDDDLAAHLDADDRIRYLHRSRAGDRDTYRCLSKHPCVVHELVSVGLLVEDIAYRDGDATVTGAVVGHDVLRGVMETAGDTVGVQLTRTYPLREEAAPVTGRYGLTPPQTAALRAAVAAGYFAVPRAATSAEVAESLGLSKSAFLERLRRAEATLYGELFGE; encoded by the coding sequence ATGATCGCGGAGTGTCTCGTCGTCGAGGTGCGCGTGAGCGGCGACGACTGCCCGCTCGCCGAGGCGACGGCGGCGACGCGGACGCCGGTGCGCGCGGAGCCGCCGCAGTTGCGCGCCGACGGCAACGTCCTCCTGCGGTTCGGCGCCCCCCGCGACGACGACCTGGCGGCCCACCTCGACGCCGACGACCGGATCCGGTACCTCCACCGCTCGCGCGCGGGCGACCGCGACACCTACCGCTGCCTCTCGAAACACCCCTGCGTCGTCCACGAACTCGTCTCGGTCGGCCTGCTCGTGGAGGACATCGCCTACCGCGACGGCGACGCGACGGTGACGGGCGCAGTCGTCGGCCACGACGTGTTGCGCGGGGTGATGGAGACGGCCGGCGACACCGTGGGGGTGCAGTTGACGCGGACGTACCCGCTGCGCGAGGAGGCCGCGCCCGTGACGGGACGGTACGGGCTGACGCCGCCCCAGACGGCGGCGTTGCGCGCGGCGGTCGCGGCGGGCTACTTCGCGGTGCCGCGGGCGGCGACGTCGGCGGAAGTCGCCGAGTCGCTGGGGCTGTCGAAGAGCGCGTTCTTGGAGCGCCTGCGGCGCGCGGAGGCGACGCTGTACGGGGAGCTGTTCGGGGAGTGA
- a CDS encoding ATP-binding protein: MHVIGRPTGDASDPADAPDTPESAFVAPLGRYRARDGSAGARVGVDLDRPHAALVVGKRGAGKTHTLAVLAEGVGATPGVAPVVVDPMGVLGGLAECGGSVHRRPRVRPDAVPASVWPELLGLDPAGAVGSLVWRAVADRDRATLAAAREVVAAADAERASRRAADTHLALAQRWGVFDPDGLTAADLTDGDVSVVDCSGLAPAAVDAVCAAVARALYDARVEGAVSRLPWLLLDEAHAFFEGVAGDALATLLTRGRAPGVSLVCATQRPAALPPVAVSQADLLFAHRLDGRADVDALADTRPATLGGDLRSRLPDAVGEALVVDDADATATTVAVRERRTPDGGASARASDASRTLDGHDRP; encoded by the coding sequence GTGCACGTCATCGGACGGCCGACGGGCGACGCGTCCGACCCGGCCGACGCACCCGACACGCCCGAGTCCGCGTTCGTGGCCCCGCTGGGCCGGTACCGCGCCCGCGACGGGAGCGCCGGCGCCCGGGTCGGCGTCGACCTCGACCGTCCCCACGCGGCGCTGGTCGTCGGCAAGCGCGGCGCCGGCAAGACCCACACCCTCGCCGTCCTCGCCGAGGGCGTCGGCGCGACGCCGGGCGTCGCCCCCGTGGTCGTCGACCCGATGGGCGTCCTCGGCGGACTCGCCGAGTGCGGGGGGAGCGTCCACCGACGCCCGCGGGTCCGACCGGACGCGGTGCCGGCGTCGGTGTGGCCCGAACTGCTCGGACTCGACCCCGCCGGCGCGGTCGGCTCGCTCGTGTGGCGGGCGGTCGCCGACCGCGACCGCGCGACGCTGGCTGCCGCCCGGGAGGTCGTCGCGGCGGCGGACGCCGAACGCGCCTCGCGCCGGGCGGCCGACACCCACCTCGCGCTGGCCCAGCGGTGGGGCGTGTTCGACCCGGACGGCCTGACGGCCGCGGACCTGACCGACGGCGACGTGTCCGTGGTGGACTGTTCCGGGCTGGCGCCGGCCGCCGTCGACGCGGTGTGTGCGGCGGTCGCCCGGGCGCTGTACGACGCCCGGGTCGAGGGGGCGGTGTCTCGGCTGCCGTGGCTCCTGCTCGACGAGGCCCACGCGTTCTTCGAGGGGGTCGCCGGCGACGCGCTGGCGACGCTGCTGACTCGGGGGCGTGCGCCCGGCGTCTCGCTGGTGTGTGCGACCCAGCGACCCGCGGCGCTCCCGCCGGTCGCCGTCTCGCAGGCGGACCTCCTGTTCGCACACCGCCTCGACGGCCGGGCGGACGTCGACGCCCTCGCCGACACGCGGCCGGCGACGCTGGGCGGGGACCTGCGGTCGCGACTGCCCGACGCCGTCGGCGAGGCGCTCGTCGTCGACGACGCGGACGCGACCGCGACGACGGTCGCCGTTCGCGAGCGCCGGACCCCCGACGGCGGCGCGAGCGCGCGGGCGAGCGACGCGAGCCGGACGCTCGACGGACACGACCGACCCTGA
- a CDS encoding Phenylacetic acid catabolic protein gives MDIETVKERAGPRQFGPNDDMPEEYRKAATRMIQFHANSEVMGGYLDKEFTRHAPSLDRKLANTAKVQDEIGHAQLLYRAAETLGVKTRDEMLDELQNGEGKFLNCFHYPVDSWYEAPMIDFFVDGGAMRRQATLKSTSWTPYAHAMDKVCFEEGFHVKHGESILRELMRGSKATQERTQETFEEWWPRILQFFGPTNDQSTHNDFAMEVGLKTVTNDELRNSFLNMYVPKAEKYGLEIPEYPRIFERDDGTMAVRESDLDWDEFWTIAKNDSEGSHEQIGSRARRQEAVAWVRDSLDNWEGSAAGTPQAAD, from the coding sequence ATGGATATCGAGACGGTGAAGGAGCGCGCCGGGCCGCGCCAGTTCGGGCCGAACGACGACATGCCCGAGGAGTACCGCAAGGCGGCGACGCGGATGATCCAGTTCCACGCGAACAGCGAGGTCATGGGCGGGTACCTCGACAAGGAGTTCACCCGCCACGCGCCCTCGCTCGACCGGAAGCTGGCGAACACCGCGAAGGTGCAAGACGAGATCGGGCACGCGCAACTGCTGTACCGCGCGGCCGAGACGCTCGGCGTGAAGACGCGCGACGAGATGCTCGACGAGTTGCAGAACGGCGAGGGGAAGTTCCTCAACTGCTTCCACTACCCGGTCGACTCGTGGTACGAGGCGCCGATGATCGACTTCTTCGTCGACGGCGGCGCGATGCGGCGGCAGGCGACCCTCAAGTCGACGAGTTGGACGCCGTACGCCCACGCGATGGACAAGGTCTGCTTCGAGGAGGGGTTCCACGTGAAGCACGGCGAGTCGATCCTGCGGGAGCTGATGCGCGGGTCGAAGGCCACGCAGGAGCGCACTCAGGAGACGTTCGAGGAGTGGTGGCCGCGCATCCTCCAGTTCTTCGGGCCGACGAACGACCAGTCCACGCACAACGACTTCGCGATGGAGGTCGGGCTGAAGACCGTCACCAACGACGAACTCCGCAACTCGTTCCTCAACATGTACGTCCCGAAGGCCGAGAAGTACGGGCTGGAGATCCCGGAGTACCCGCGCATCTTCGAGCGCGACGACGGCACGATGGCCGTCCGGGAGTCGGACCTCGACTGGGACGAGTTCTGGACCATCGCCAAGAACGACTCCGAGGGCAGCCACGAACAGATCGGCTCGCGCGCCCGCCGACAGGAGGCGGTGGCGTGGGTTCGTGACAGCCTCGACAACTGGGAGGGGAGCGCCGCGGGAACCCCGCAGGCGGCCGACTGA
- the paaC gene encoding 1,2-phenylacetyl-CoA epoxidase subunit PaaC, producing MSDDSTDEFPDAPAAASLDRGDLTPEQQIALEELLFRLADDEFVQAERLTEWQIYAPTLESDLALANIAQDEFGHARLWYDLLQELGYSEEECIWRRDADDWTHATLVELAFADDGWGDAVVRTYLYDTAERLRLEALVDTSYAPLADRIGKALAEEDYHRDHAVSWLERLASDDDARERLQTAVDDLFPHALSLFAPGAHEDDIRAHGFRRASLADVREEWLDTVVPTLEGYGLVVPEPDDVERPAARGRDGSHTDDWVDLQEAFTATHREVDFDRPARLRGEEA from the coding sequence ATGAGCGACGACTCCACCGACGAGTTCCCCGACGCGCCCGCCGCCGCCTCGCTCGACCGGGGCGACCTCACCCCCGAACAGCAGATCGCGCTGGAGGAACTCCTCTTTCGCCTCGCGGACGACGAGTTCGTCCAGGCCGAGCGCCTCACCGAGTGGCAGATCTACGCGCCGACGCTGGAGTCGGACCTCGCGCTCGCCAACATCGCGCAAGACGAGTTCGGCCACGCGCGGCTGTGGTACGACCTCCTGCAGGAGTTGGGGTACTCCGAGGAGGAGTGCATCTGGCGCCGCGACGCCGACGACTGGACGCACGCGACGCTCGTGGAGCTGGCGTTCGCCGACGACGGGTGGGGCGACGCCGTCGTCCGCACGTACCTGTACGACACCGCCGAGCGGCTCCGCTTGGAGGCGCTCGTCGACACGAGCTACGCCCCGCTCGCCGACCGGATCGGCAAGGCGCTCGCCGAGGAGGACTACCACCGCGACCACGCCGTGAGTTGGCTCGAACGGCTCGCGAGCGACGACGACGCCCGCGAACGCCTCCAGACCGCCGTCGACGACCTGTTCCCGCACGCGCTGTCGCTGTTCGCCCCCGGCGCCCACGAGGACGACATCCGCGCACACGGCTTCCGGCGGGCGTCGCTGGCCGACGTGCGCGAGGAGTGGCTCGACACCGTCGTGCCGACGCTGGAGGGGTACGGCCTCGTCGTCCCCGAGCCGGACGACGTCGAGCGCCCCGCGGCCCGCGGGCGCGACGGGAGCCACACCGACGACTGGGTCGACCTCCAGGAGGCGTTCACGGCCACTCACCGCGAGGTCGACTTCGACCGCCCCGCCCGCCTGCGCGGGGAGGAGGCGTAG